A stretch of DNA from Diospyros lotus cultivar Yz01 chromosome 14, ASM1463336v1, whole genome shotgun sequence:
GCCATAGGAATGAACATAGAAATATGTTCTTATGACCGTCTTTCCATGAATTTAGGTGCTCTGGAGGAAAATATCAATATAACCTGACTTCATGTTGTACTTGGAAGTAGGGGTCATGCTGGGAGTTCTCTGATAGTAGTTTACTTCCATATAACTGCATTTAGGGAACCTAACAAGCAGTATAAATTGTATTTGTCCTCAATGTAGTGTCTTCTGCTGCCATCATAATCTATTGGTAGTTAATGACTtcgaatatttttttcattaatgtTATTGCAGTTGTCAATGTTGGTTGTTCATGCGACTAAATGATCATAATCATACAATTGTGAAGATTAATTACGCATGCGCCATTGTGAGCCGAAAAATTACTGTTGTTTTGATAGGATTATTGACTCTGACTATGGGTTCTGCAAATGGATTAGTGGGTGCAAAAGGGAAGCAACCTCTGTTTTCTTTTGGGGTTATAACAGATGTCCAGTATGCTGATATTCCTGATGGACGTTCTTTCCTTGGTGTTCCTCGGTATTATCGACACAGCATTCTTGTCTTGCAGAGGGCAGTCCAGAATTGGAATAACCTGCAGAAGCTCAAATTTGCAGTCAATTGTGGGGACATTGTTGATGGGTTTTGCCCCAAAGATCAGTCCTTAAATGCTGTTAAGAAAGTTGTTAGTGAGTTTGAAAATTTCAGTGGTCCTGTCCACCACATGATTGGCAATCACTGCCTCTACAATCTCTCTCGTGACAAGTTGCTTCCATTATTGAAAAATCCCAATCTTGATGGCCGTGCATACTATGATTTTACTCCATCCCCAGAATATCGATTTGTAATCCTTGATGGCTATGATATCAGTGCCATTGGCTGGCCACAAGAACATCCGCACACTCTGGAGGCCTTGAAAATTCTTGGGGAGAAAAATCCAAATTCAGATAAAAACAGTCCGGCAGGGCTTGTGGGCCTGGAGAGAAGGTTCCTCAAGTTCAATGGAACGGTTGGAAAAGAACAACTAGAATGGTTGGATGATGTGCTTCAGGATGCAACAAAATTAAACCAGAAAGTTGTGATCTGTTGCCATTTGTCTTTACATCCTGGTGCATCGTCTCCAGCAGCCCTTCTCTGGAATTATGATGAAGTGATGGGTATTGTACACCGATACAATTGTGTGAAGGTTTGCCTAGCTGGGCATGACCACAAAGGCGGATACTCAGTTGACTCACATGGTGTCCATCATCGAGTTCTTGAAGCAGCCCTAGAGTGCCCTCCCGGCGCAGATGCATTCGGACACATAGATGTTTTTGATGACAGGTTATTGCTCGTTGGAGCTGATCGAATGCAGAGCACTGAGATGATTTTTGCTCCTTAAATGTCTGCATATAGAATCAAACTCCCATTCATTTTCTCAAGAAGAAAGTAGAATGTACATTATAGAGTTCTGCCATTATTTGCAGGAAATTCCCCAAGGCTTCTTGTTGAAATTTCAACTAGCAAGTTCTAGTGGTTTTCCCATGTAGAAAGAGGTGCTGATGCAACAAACTATGTGATATCAAGGACAATCTTACTATGTTAATGAGTCCTATAATAGCCATACTCCCAGATGTGACATACAATGGTTGCTGATTTTCTTAAGGTTTTCAATAGAATATCGGTCTCTCATACAAatggttttcttttattattattattattattattattattattattattattattattatatatgaccTAAGTATCTGAGGTTCACCCGAATAATTCTAGGGAGAGCGGTCTTCCCCCTTGATTCATTTTTCAGGTAAATTCAAATGCGATCACAGTTTATATACACTTAGAATGGATTTTCGAAAAACAGCTACCCTCCATATACACCTTGCCTTTACATCATGCTGGTACAAATGGCTTCTTGTTTGGCCCTGTAGTGGTTtctttctgaaaattttgaagcTTTGGTGCCTTTTGTCTCTGCTGTGTTAGCTCTTTCAGGTCTCAAAAATCTTGGgttcatttcaattttcaagtcattttaaACATCAAAATTGCTCCATTGATCTGCCAAAGTGAAGTCTTGGTGTTATTTTGACCATCTTGCTTGAACAAGCACATGATAAATTTAGAATGTCAATACAGATAAACTCTAATCTTGCATGTTTTTCCAAAAGAAATGGTTTATAATATTTGAAAGGTCATATTCTCCCTATCACATTGACATTGTTTTCTCTCACTTTCTTGagaaacaaacaaagataagaAAGTCAATTCCCACAATCTAAGCATTAAGCAACACTACATCCTTCTTCTACCAGCACAACACAAACTACCCAGTATCACAACCTTTCCCTCATCTTCTCCTCACTTCTGTTGTGCCAACTTTGCCCTTCTCTTCTCCATGTAGAAGAACCCGAACAGCGACAGGATCGAGAAGGCTGAGAAGCAGACCGAGGCAATGTCAAGCGACGCGTGGCGCCCAGAGATCGCCTGAACCTGGAACAAGTTGGTGGCCTTGTGGGCATCAGTGGTCTGGCCATAGGCAGCTTCAACATGCCGTGAGTTGATGGCATAGGCCCTTATAAAGTAAGTTGCAGTTGGGATTTCCTTCTCAATGGCCCAGGTGAAGGAGTTGTTTGATGGGCTGTATGGCTTAGAAGTAATCTTGAATTGGCAGGTCTTGTCCTTCTCCAGATTGTCTTGTGTCTTCCTCCAGGCCCTGTCTAGTTGGCTTATAGGGGCATAGCATAGCTTGACCACCACAGTCTTGTAGGTTGAGTCTGTCCCAGATGGGAAGGTCTTGTTATAGGACCATGCCACTGTGATTTGGTCTTCACCAGCTTTTAGAACTGCCAATTGAAAGGCATCAAAGATTATTGCCAACAGAAAAAACCCAATTGGAGGAAGttcttaaattcaattttatctcTCAGAAActctcttattttcttgaaAACATGCCTTAATAATAACGGTAAGGTTATTTCTTTATAACTAAAAAATTGCGGGTTTGAGTTATGGAAATAGGCTTTTTGCAAACTAGTGGTAAGATTGCattctttctcaatttttgtaaaatgaagAGTctcgaattttttttattttattaattaacaagtATGAATAACAATCAACAAACAAGATTGATTATTGCCAAAAGAGAAAATCCCAATTAGAGGAAGtacaaaaattcaatattttttctccTTGAAAATCTTTCATCTAATCTGTTATACAAATTATCAATCAGAGGATGTTCatagattgattttttttctctaggAAAATCCTTCATCTCATCTATTAAAAAGCTCATTGATTAATAGTTTCTAGGACTGTCAGTTTGATGGCAACCCATGTAAAATATTGCCCCACAAGAGAAAATTTCAATTGAAGTTCAAACTCTACTTTCCGggaaaatcttaatattttccTACTACAATATCTAAAACCTCCTCAATAAATTATCAACTTAAAGCTCTGTAAATTGGCTCATCAAGTAAACAGAGTCACTTGGTGCGAAGTCTGGATTTCTCAATCCTATGGATCCTCAAATCGAAGGAATCCATTTTCATAGCTCAAttcaacagagagagagatagagagagagagagagagagagagagagagagagagagagagagagaaccttgTCCAGGAGTGGGTGATGCGGTGAGCAGAAGAGTTCTGTTAAGGGAAGAGAAGGTGACACCATAGCAAGTCTCTGCCAAGGAAGATATCAGAAGTACTGAAGCCACCAGAAGAAACCCACAagctgctgccatggctgattgattgattggcttTCAAACTCCAAGaagattaatataattaatagctAGCTCTGAAAGTTAAGCAAGCTTCTGATAGATGGGCCActacatatgtatgtatatatgtatatattattgttctTGGATTGCTTCTTCATATATACAGATGGGAGAAAAAGGAGTTCTTTGAACTGGAAGAAGAACAAGTCAAACACTCCATTTAATTGGCACCTCTTGGAGATTGCAAGGGATtctttataataatatcataattgTTTCTTAACTTTGATGAAAAGTGGCTCTAAGGCATGCTCAAGGGCTGGTGCCAAAAGGATTCTGTGGCCATACATACAACGGTTTGACAAGGGTGTGTTTGGACTTTGATTTGTTTGACTTCGCAAACTACAATAGCCTAACAATGTTCATTGAGTGGGCCTAGTTTTTTTGGCACTTTTGAGGTAGTATATTCTATCGGTATTTAAGAGGTAGGTTGCAcgagaataataaaaaataaatataatgcaaaataaaaataaagaaataatattttttaaaaagataagaaatggaaatatgaaaaaatataaacaacctttgtaaatataatttttaatgtaaaaattataaaaaataattatttaatctaagaattaacataaatttcataatgcattcaaacaaatttttgaaaaaataaaaaattttaagttatagaTGAAAACAATTATGTTTCTAATCTCTTCGTGGacaaaaattagtttttgatatttttttaatattatgaatgaatttgaaatatttctaaaatttcataaatatcctgaaaatattttttttttttggatgggttttgaaaatagaaaagtttTGGAAACGTTAAAACGGCGTCTCCTGATGCGTtttgtaatacctcgagagcccaaTGTCAAATCTAAGAAAGAATTttaaagaagttagtatatatattgagaatagtaaaaaaagaaaaaaatactaaCTGGATACTTTTTGAGTTGAATATGAATAAAGAACTAtcggattaagcgtgcttgagctagaaTAGCTCAAAGATTGATAACCCCTGAAAAATTTGCATAGACCCATCAAAATAGATTGATTCGATCTTTTCTATAACTCGATAAGAGATGTTacacatttttatatttataacataaaagaGTTCTAGTACATTTTTCTTCATATACATCAACTCTTCTACTGCATCTTCCCTCGACGTTTAAACTACTAGCTTTGTTAGTGGTAAAGAAGGCTTTAGGTCATAAGTTTGAATTTGATGCTTATTGATGGGTTTGCTAAATTGCCTTATGGTCTAATGGTTTAAGGGCAAACAAGTTGATAATATTGCTTTAAATAGCTCGCACTCAAAGTTTTGTCAAATATACTAATGGTTTTTAATGAATACTcccttgaatttttcttttttggcttaAGTACAACtctatattttatgaattaattcACTTTTATCCTATGACTAACGTTGTTATTAAGTGTTAAACATAAGGTCAAAACGAACCAATTAACAAagtatagtttttaaaaatactctctctatattttatatataaataaaaaattatataaacaaaatttaaattcacaACCTCTAACAAAGATTTAACTTAAAAGTCAATTTCACTGTCGCACCCAAAATCTTCTTCATTTAAATTTACTTATACATGTATAACACGAATCGtattctctctatatatatatatatatattgagccaacttgttcatattaattaagttttgatgattaataaaaatatttttatgatataaatatatattttttatataaaaaaataaatttattttaaattaatagtaggtacaaagagtaaatttattttgaattaatggtgaattgtctttaaacatgtttccttcttttgattatttatgtctcaaaagtttatgtttgaatttttatttattgataaatgcttttattatttatgtaaaaagtatatttattttgaataaaagtataattatttttagatatgttttctctttctcatacaaaaaataaatctattttgaattaaagagaattggttttaaacatattttctcttactcatgtaaaaagtaaatttattttgaattaaaggagctTGCTTTAagacatgtttttttgttttaataatttatgttttaaaagcttataattgaattttcaaatcttgatttctcgtgtaaaaattaaatttattttgaattaaatgtgaaacatgttttcttattatttgagaaagtttaaatattttttaaatttcaaacttcatattattCCTTTTTTTAGTggttaaaatgcttataaatacccccaaactcattttttgaatatCAATTGCACATTCAAAACTCCAAAAAGCtctcaaactaattttcaagcattccaaggctctcaaagattcattgttcatccatcgaagagccacaagacaagaggagaaaattttttcaagttttctacgaTAAATTCgaacttttttatttaaggttacaaatttatttatttatttaaatattattgccttgtataatttgttcttaattatttatttgtattcaaatgtggacaaattatttgtaaatatttaaattattattgagaattgtataggtttcctagatctgttaaaatctaggtgaatttagttttcaagataagttaaagagaaaaccttggtgtaatAGTTTcttagaacccattgtaatctagatgtgtatctagtttccaatgtaaactaatgtgaaaaccttggtaattttgatttattggaatCCCAAGAGTGattagattttgaaaaaatggatTAGATGTGTGTGGAAAtaccgaactactataaattgtgtgtgtgtctcattgtatttatttttgttatatcttgttgcttatatttattattaatcttaaatacaatttattatatttataaaatatatatttttcaataaaatcattaattaagaatatttattaaaattaagaaaaaaatttaatcattcaATTCACCCTCCCTCTTAAATGGCCATATCACAAGGGACCAACAATATACACTAATGGTGTTACCACGCGTACAcgagaaattttaatttatttatgagtatatatttattatttatttccatTTCTACCCCTCCCAACTCAAAGAGAGAGGAAGTTGGGTTTGGGGTTTAGGTGAGCCTATTCGCTACACCAACCtcaaactttcatttttttttcaaacctaAATTGTTACCCACtaccaattttttcttttgttttgtgttaAACTAGCAGTAAgggttaaaaattaaaaaaaaaaatttgatgaaatttaaaaaataatgacacCAAATTGAGTATTtgcttaattaataaaatacataaatatatatatatatgtgtgtgtgatagATTGGGCATTTATCAAGATGAGAtccacaaaaaagaaaaaagaagagatggagatggagatgccTTTGAATGTGGAATTATTGGGCATATGTTTGTTTGTATCTGCTATAACCTGTCCCCATTCCCTCATGCTCCAGCTGTAACAGCCCAACTGCCCCATCCCACCCTGCCCTACCCTACCCTACCCCATTTCACTTCTActtttgagatatttttataAGCTAAATATTActtcaatatttaaatttaatatttgtaataatattttatattaatatttgttaCTATAtgttatttctttataattatataaaatatttattattaggAGTGAGCAATATTTCGATTAAATTGGATCAGTTGAAATTGTCGGTTCGATTCAGTTTAAATTGTAAGTCGGTTCGATTTGAtctttaaatttgataattttgattattttggttcaatttagtttctgtattgaaaaaaaaaactaaaataaccaCGTCAACCTAAATGTTAAAAACGATATTATTTTTACACattgttatttcaatttttttagt
This window harbors:
- the LOC127790541 gene encoding manganese-dependent ADP-ribose/CDP-alcohol diphosphatase isoform X1; the encoded protein is MRLNDHNHTIVKINYACAIVSRKITVVLIGLLTLTMGSANGLVGAKGKQPLFSFGVITDVQYADIPDGRSFLGVPRYYRHSILVLQRAVQNWNNLQKLKFAVNCGDIVDGFCPKDQSLNAVKKVVSEFENFSGPVHHMIGNHCLYNLSRDKLLPLLKNPNLDGRAYYDFTPSPEYRFVILDGYDISAIGWPQEHPHTLEALKILGEKNPNSDKNSPAGLVGLERRFLKFNGTVGKEQLEWLDDVLQDATKLNQKVVICCHLSLHPGASSPAALLWNYDEVMGIVHRYNCVKVCLAGHDHKGGYSVDSHGVHHRVLEAALECPPGADAFGHIDVFDDRLLLVGADRMQSTEMIFAP
- the LOC127790541 gene encoding manganese-dependent ADP-ribose/CDP-alcohol diphosphatase isoform X2; this encodes MGSANGLVGAKGKQPLFSFGVITDVQYADIPDGRSFLGVPRYYRHSILVLQRAVQNWNNLQKLKFAVNCGDIVDGFCPKDQSLNAVKKVVSEFENFSGPVHHMIGNHCLYNLSRDKLLPLLKNPNLDGRAYYDFTPSPEYRFVILDGYDISAIGWPQEHPHTLEALKILGEKNPNSDKNSPAGLVGLERRFLKFNGTVGKEQLEWLDDVLQDATKLNQKVVICCHLSLHPGASSPAALLWNYDEVMGIVHRYNCVKVCLAGHDHKGGYSVDSHGVHHRVLEAALECPPGADAFGHIDVFDDRLLLVGADRMQSTEMIFAP
- the LOC127790542 gene encoding high-affinity nitrate transporter 3.1-like translates to MAAACGFLLVASVLLISSLAETCYGVTFSSLNRTLLLTASPTPGQVLKAGEDQITVAWSYNKTFPSGTDSTYKTVVVKLCYAPISQLDRAWRKTQDNLEKDKTCQFKITSKPYSPSNNSFTWAIEKEIPTATYFIRAYAINSRHVEAAYGQTTDAHKATNLFQVQAISGRHASLDIASVCFSAFSILSLFGFFYMEKRRAKLAQQK